Proteins encoded by one window of Paenibacillus antri:
- a CDS encoding helix-turn-helix domain-containing protein — translation MLNVMVVDDDYLVRQGFIRIMPWESFGMKVVCEASDGAEALTTLSRHAVDVLITDLAMPVMSGLELMKEAKERYPNLHMVVLTFHHEFDLVRDALRLGALDYITKVELEQDQMAVILQRIRDRIGQRTSFPPQGAGGGDDRSFAEDAAHAEFRTTGAEKQWSLLDAGDGGAPDGSPTDVVRVRWTGVRGMEKKELLQKLRLYGEHALYYSWDEEARECELPAELLAELRPPAKEETIRLGLDWCKLSWMTDPVVFDRLLDDTARLRLPAAQLEQMFYMAIEEWAKVFDPESFRIDPAHRPHTWKGWTRWLSGVRRAVLSKADRQAYSLEVIACVTKAVDLVNQDVRAEIQLPDVAKKVGMSRSYFSRCFHDIVGVTFQEYIRDSRIRRAKTLLLSTNKSVGWIASESGYPNERYFSRVFRDVTGLLPREYRKQSAAHVTNRTK, via the coding sequence ACGACGTTGAGCCGCCACGCGGTGGACGTGCTGATTACCGACTTGGCGATGCCGGTCATGTCGGGACTCGAGCTCATGAAGGAAGCGAAGGAGCGGTATCCGAACCTGCATATGGTCGTCCTGACCTTCCATCACGAGTTCGACTTGGTCCGGGACGCGCTCCGCCTCGGCGCGTTGGATTACATTACGAAGGTGGAGCTCGAGCAGGATCAGATGGCCGTCATCCTGCAGCGCATCCGCGACCGGATCGGACAGCGGACGTCGTTCCCGCCGCAGGGCGCGGGGGGCGGCGATGACCGATCCTTCGCGGAGGACGCGGCGCACGCGGAATTCCGAACGACCGGCGCGGAGAAGCAGTGGAGCCTCCTCGATGCCGGCGACGGCGGCGCGCCGGACGGAAGTCCGACGGACGTTGTCCGGGTGCGATGGACGGGCGTGCGGGGGATGGAAAAGAAGGAGCTGCTCCAGAAGCTGCGCTTGTACGGGGAGCATGCGCTCTATTACAGCTGGGACGAAGAAGCGCGCGAATGCGAGCTGCCCGCGGAGCTGCTGGCGGAGCTCCGGCCGCCCGCGAAGGAGGAGACGATCCGGCTCGGTCTCGACTGGTGCAAACTGTCGTGGATGACGGATCCGGTCGTCTTCGACCGGCTGCTGGACGACACGGCGAGGCTTCGGCTGCCGGCGGCGCAGCTGGAGCAGATGTTTTATATGGCCATCGAAGAGTGGGCGAAGGTGTTCGATCCGGAATCGTTCCGGATCGATCCGGCGCACCGGCCGCATACGTGGAAGGGCTGGACGCGCTGGCTGAGCGGCGTTCGCCGCGCCGTGCTGAGCAAGGCCGACCGGCAGGCGTATTCGCTCGAGGTGATCGCGTGCGTGACGAAGGCGGTCGATCTGGTCAATCAGGACGTCAGAGCCGAAATTCAACTGCCCGACGTCGCGAAGAAGGTCGGCATGAGCCGCAGCTACTTCAGCCGATGCTTCCACGACATCGTCGGCGTCACCTTCCAAGAGTACATCCGGGACTCGCGCATTCGGCGCGCCAAGACGCTGCTGCTGTCGACGAACAAGTCGGTCGGCTGGATCGCGTCCGAATCCGGTTACCCGAACGAACGATATTTCAGCCGCGTGTTCCGGGACGTGACGGGGTTGCTGCCGCGCGAGTACCGGAAGCAATCCGCGGCGCATGTCACGAATCGTACGAAATAA